From Aquificota bacterium, one genomic window encodes:
- the uvrA gene encoding excinuclease ABC subunit UvrA: MYDKIIIRGARQHNLKNVNLDIPKNRLVVITGPSGSGKSSLAFDTIYAEGQRRYVESLSSYARQFLGIMEKPDVDIIEGLSPAIAIDQKTTSKNPRSTVGTVTEIYDYMRVLWANIGKPHCPECGRLLEGLSAHEMLEKVWEKYKGRRISVLSPLVRGKKGEFKELFKELDKMGFSRVKVDGEYMRILEVPPLDKNKKHNIDLVVDRLTLEEEERARLLTAIEKALELSKGLLKIEDVETQKEEIFSERLTCPDHGFSIPELSPRLFSFNSPYGACQACKGLGVKWEVDVKLLIDEKEPAIDAVRITDSSFFEYLKYPIMNILRKLGYDPRTPWQDLPSGIKSFLLYGGSLDGGNFEGIVKHLERRFLEEESERLREEISEFIREKPCPECGGARLRPEALSVLIDGKSIWDVARMPIRMAKEFFDSLPSKLEGKSLIVAERLIKEISDRLGFLINVGLDYLNLARSATTLSGGEMQRIRLATQIGSKLTGVLYVLDEPSIGLHPRDTEKLIKTLKDLRDLGNTVIVVEHDPETILSADWVIDMGPGAGKKGGEVVFQGRVEDMLRDERSLTGAYLSGRLSIPVPEKRRKPKDRWLRIVGARKHNLKNITVEIPVGLFVCITGVSGSGKSTLIYDILWEYSRALFYGGSAEVEGFDRIEGLEHFDRVINIDQSPIGRTPRSNPATYTKVFDHIRDLFAQTPEARARGYNAGRFSFNVKGGRCEACQGEGVIRVEMHFLPPVYVPCDVCKGKRYNRETLDILYKGKNIADVLDMTVDEAYEFFENIPTIRRKLQLLKDIGLGYIKLGQPATTLSGGEAQRIKLARELSKKETGRTLYLLDEPTTGLHMDDVKKLIDILQRLVDKGNTVVVIEHNLDVIKCADWIIDLGPEGGERGGYVVAVGPPEEIAQREGSYTGQYLRKVLTEKEKIRA, translated from the coding sequence ATGTATGACAAGATCATCATAAGGGGTGCCCGTCAGCATAACCTTAAAAACGTAAACCTTGATATACCAAAAAATAGGCTTGTGGTAATAACCGGACCTTCTGGCTCTGGCAAATCCTCCCTCGCCTTTGATACCATCTATGCGGAGGGACAAAGGAGGTATGTGGAATCCCTTTCTTCTTACGCAAGGCAATTTTTGGGCATTATGGAAAAGCCCGATGTGGATATAATAGAAGGCCTTTCTCCAGCCATAGCCATAGACCAAAAGACCACTTCAAAAAATCCACGTTCCACCGTTGGAACTGTAACAGAGATATACGACTATATGAGGGTCCTTTGGGCAAACATAGGAAAGCCCCATTGTCCTGAGTGTGGAAGGTTGCTTGAGGGCCTTTCGGCCCATGAGATGCTGGAAAAGGTGTGGGAGAAATACAAAGGCAGGCGCATAAGCGTGCTTTCTCCTTTGGTAAGGGGCAAAAAGGGTGAGTTTAAAGAACTTTTTAAAGAGCTTGATAAAATGGGCTTTTCAAGGGTAAAGGTGGATGGAGAATATATGAGGATTTTGGAAGTGCCACCTTTGGACAAAAACAAAAAGCATAATATAGACTTGGTTGTAGACAGGCTCACCCTTGAGGAGGAAGAGAGGGCAAGACTGCTTACGGCCATAGAGAAGGCCCTTGAGCTTTCAAAGGGTCTTTTAAAGATAGAGGATGTGGAAACTCAAAAGGAGGAGATTTTTAGCGAGAGGCTTACATGCCCAGACCATGGCTTTTCCATTCCAGAGCTTTCCCCAAGGCTTTTTTCTTTCAACTCCCCCTATGGTGCTTGCCAAGCCTGCAAGGGCTTGGGCGTAAAGTGGGAGGTGGATGTAAAGCTTTTGATAGATGAAAAAGAGCCTGCCATAGATGCCGTAAGGATAACCGATTCTTCCTTTTTTGAATACTTGAAATATCCCATAATGAACATCCTAAGAAAACTTGGTTATGACCCAAGGACGCCATGGCAGGACCTACCAAGCGGAATAAAAAGCTTTTTGCTTTATGGTGGTTCTCTTGACGGTGGGAATTTTGAAGGAATAGTAAAACACTTGGAGAGGAGGTTTTTGGAAGAGGAGTCGGAGAGGTTAAGGGAGGAGATATCGGAGTTTATAAGGGAAAAGCCCTGCCCTGAGTGTGGTGGTGCAAGGCTAAGGCCTGAGGCCCTTTCGGTTCTTATAGATGGAAAGAGCATATGGGATGTGGCACGCATGCCCATAAGGATGGCAAAGGAGTTCTTTGATAGTCTTCCTTCCAAGCTTGAGGGCAAAAGCCTTATAGTGGCAGAAAGGCTAATAAAGGAGATATCCGATAGGCTTGGCTTTCTTATAAACGTGGGGCTTGACTACCTAAACCTTGCACGTAGTGCCACCACCCTTTCCGGTGGTGAGATGCAACGCATAAGGCTTGCAACACAGATAGGCTCTAAGCTTACCGGAGTTTTGTATGTTCTTGATGAGCCGTCTATAGGCTTGCATCCAAGGGACACAGAAAAGCTTATAAAGACCCTTAAGGACCTAAGGGACCTTGGCAACACGGTTATAGTGGTGGAGCATGACCCAGAGACTATTCTGAGCGCAGACTGGGTCATAGATATGGGTCCGGGGGCGGGTAAAAAGGGCGGTGAGGTGGTCTTCCAAGGGAGGGTGGAGGATATGTTAAGGGATGAAAGGTCCCTTACTGGTGCCTACCTTTCAGGAAGGCTCTCCATACCTGTGCCAGAAAAAAGAAGAAAGCCAAAGGATAGATGGCTAAGGATAGTTGGAGCAAGGAAGCATAATCTGAAGAATATTACGGTAGAAATTCCAGTTGGTCTTTTTGTGTGTATCACAGGAGTCTCCGGCAGTGGCAAGTCCACGCTAATATATGATATCCTTTGGGAATATAGCAGGGCCCTTTTCTATGGAGGCAGTGCGGAGGTGGAAGGCTTTGATAGGATAGAAGGGCTTGAGCATTTTGACAGGGTCATAAACATAGACCAATCTCCCATAGGAAGGACTCCAAGGTCAAACCCAGCCACCTACACAAAGGTCTTTGACCACATAAGGGACCTCTTTGCCCAAACTCCAGAGGCAAGGGCAAGAGGCTACAACGCAGGAAGGTTTTCTTTTAACGTAAAGGGTGGAAGGTGCGAAGCCTGTCAGGGTGAGGGTGTGATAAGGGTAGAGATGCACTTTTTGCCACCTGTTTATGTGCCTTGCGATGTGTGTAAGGGCAAAAGGTACAACAGAGAAACCCTTGATATTCTTTATAAGGGCAAAAACATAGCCGATGTGCTTGATATGACCGTGGACGAAGCCTATGAATTCTTTGAAAATATACCCACCATAAGGAGGAAGCTACAACTTTTAAAGGACATAGGCCTTGGATACATAAAACTGGGACAGCCCGCCACCACCTTGTCTGGTGGAGAGGCTCAAAGGATAAAGCTTGCAAGGGAGCTTTCCAAGAAGGAAACAGGGAGGACCCTTTACCTTTTAGACGAGCCTACCACAGGCCTCCATATGGACGATGTGAAAAAGCTCATAGACATACTGCAAAGGCTTGTGGATAAAGGCAATACGGTAGTGGTTATAGAACATAATCTTGATGTGATAAAGTGCGCAGATTGGATCATAGACCTTGGGCCAGAGGGCGGGGAAAGGGGAGGCTATGTTGTGGCCGTGGGGCCACCGGAGGAAATAGCTCAAAGGGAAGGCTCTTATACAGGCCAGTATTTGAGGAAGGTATTAACAGAAAAGGAGAAAATTAGGGCCTAA
- a CDS encoding TIGR00725 family protein: MRQVAVIGSSKAKPEEEEYKIAYELGKEITKRGWVVVCGGRGGVMEAVCKGAKEMGGLTVGILPSYEGDEANPYVDIKIRTGMNWNRNPLVVASGDVVVAIGGNWGTLSEIAYALILGKPIIGYKTHNIEGLRQANNLSEILSFLDSHAS, encoded by the coding sequence ATGAGGCAGGTGGCGGTTATAGGCTCTTCAAAGGCAAAGCCTGAGGAAGAAGAATACAAAATAGCTTATGAGCTTGGCAAAGAGATAACCAAGAGGGGATGGGTGGTGGTATGCGGTGGGAGGGGTGGCGTGATGGAAGCGGTATGCAAGGGTGCAAAGGAGATGGGAGGGCTAACGGTGGGCATCCTTCCTTCCTACGAAGGTGATGAGGCAAACCCATACGTGGATATAAAGATAAGGACCGGCATGAATTGGAACAGGAATCCCTTGGTGGTAGCCAGCGGTGATGTGGTAGTAGCCATAGGTGGCAACTGGGGAACTCTGTCAGAAATAGCCTACGCCCTTATTTTGGGAAAGCCCATAATCGGTTATAAAACCCATAACATAGAAGGACTGCGTCAAGCCAATAACTTGTCAGAAATACTATCCTTTTTGGACAGTCATGCCAGTTGA
- a CDS encoding YihY/virulence factor BrkB family protein yields the protein MWKYFKALFLSLIDALKGEVGYHSASLTYQFLTVIGSLVILLAFLSMYLPFLDPMKVYQYLQGLIPSYAEDILNKILPAYEKKATGSILSLVLAYYFSLSFAKSLNTAFGFVYGKKPVEREVFFWTVMPLMMVFYTLLLSVAIVLLTVSKALLGGIYYRIAELFNLFIIFLVLTMLYSLYFKLKRATLIASGLVALMLFFLNKAFSLIVVKMVSLSPLYSIIGSPLLLLMWLYYSFFCLLVGVRIIARLDQLFQ from the coding sequence ATGTGGAAGTATTTTAAGGCTTTGTTTTTATCTTTAATTGATGCACTTAAAGGAGAGGTGGGCTATCACAGCGCCTCTTTAACCTATCAATTCCTCACGGTAATCGGCTCTCTTGTTATATTACTTGCCTTTTTATCCATGTATTTGCCCTTCCTTGACCCTATGAAAGTCTATCAATACCTTCAAGGCCTTATCCCTTCTTATGCGGAAGATATACTGAATAAAATACTCCCTGCTTATGAAAAAAAGGCAACTGGTTCCATCCTTTCTTTGGTACTTGCTTACTACTTTTCTCTATCCTTTGCCAAGTCTTTGAACACAGCCTTTGGGTTTGTTTATGGGAAAAAACCTGTAGAAAGGGAAGTTTTCTTTTGGACGGTAATGCCCCTTATGATGGTCTTTTATACCCTTCTTCTTTCTGTGGCCATAGTCCTGCTTACCGTAAGCAAAGCCCTCCTTGGTGGCATATACTACAGGATTGCGGAGCTATTTAACCTATTTATCATATTCCTTGTGCTTACCATGCTCTATTCCTTGTATTTCAAGCTTAAGAGAGCTACCCTTATTGCCTCAGGCCTTGTGGCCCTTATGCTCTTTTTCTTGAATAAGGCCTTTTCTCTCATAGTGGTCAAGATGGTTAGCCTTAGCCCCCTCTATAGCATAATAGGGTCTCCCCTTCTTTTGCTTATGTGGCTCTATTACTCTTTCTTTTGCCTTTTGGTGGGTGTGAGGATCATAGCCAGATTAGACCAACTTTTCCAGTAG
- a CDS encoding KamA family radical SAM protein: protein MKRFFEKVPKELWRSYHWQVQNRIKTKEELKRYIKLTKEEEDGIDRTKGLYPMAITPYYLSLIDPEDPQDPIRLQAIPRVVEVDERVQSYGDPDPFKEEGDIPGLTHRYPDRVLFTLTTFCAVYCRHCMRKRIFQEGERARTKEEIDRFIEYLKKHEEVREVLLSGGEPLSVSNEKLNYVLSRIREVPHVEIIRIGTRLPVLAPQRFFDEELLNILEKHSPIWINTHFNHPKEITEESAEAIERLLRHGVPVNNQTVLLKGVNDDPETMLRLFRELLRIKVRPVYLFHCDPVKGAVHFRTSLEKGLEIMEYLRGKISGMGIPTYAVDLPGGKGKVPISPNYIIQKDGDTYTFRSPLGGIVEYTISDVEVF, encoded by the coding sequence ATGAAAAGGTTCTTTGAAAAGGTTCCAAAAGAGTTGTGGAGAAGCTATCATTGGCAGGTTCAAAACAGGATAAAGACAAAGGAAGAGCTAAAAAGATATATAAAGCTTACAAAGGAAGAGGAGGATGGCATAGATAGAACTAAAGGACTTTACCCAATGGCCATAACCCCCTATTACCTTTCCCTCATAGACCCGGAGGACCCACAAGACCCCATAAGACTACAGGCGATACCAAGAGTTGTGGAGGTGGATGAAAGAGTCCAATCTTACGGTGATCCAGACCCCTTTAAGGAAGAGGGAGATATTCCCGGCCTTACCCACCGATACCCCGACAGGGTACTATTTACCCTTACCACCTTTTGTGCCGTGTATTGTAGGCATTGTATGAGAAAAAGGATTTTTCAGGAAGGAGAGAGGGCAAGGACAAAGGAGGAGATAGATAGGTTCATAGAATATCTAAAAAAACACGAGGAAGTAAGAGAAGTGCTTTTATCTGGTGGCGAACCACTCTCTGTAAGCAACGAGAAGCTAAACTATGTGCTTTCAAGGATAAGGGAGGTGCCACATGTGGAGATAATAAGGATAGGAACAAGGCTTCCGGTGTTGGCACCACAGAGGTTCTTTGATGAGGAGCTTCTAAATATCTTAGAAAAGCATTCACCCATATGGATAAACACCCACTTTAACCACCCCAAGGAGATAACAGAAGAGTCTGCCGAGGCCATAGAAAGGCTACTAAGGCATGGCGTTCCGGTAAACAACCAAACGGTGCTTTTGAAGGGTGTAAACGATGACCCGGAGACAATGCTGAGGCTTTTTAGAGAACTGCTTAGGATAAAGGTGAGGCCTGTTTATCTCTTTCACTGCGACCCTGTAAAGGGTGCGGTGCATTTTAGAACAAGCTTGGAAAAGGGCCTTGAGATAATGGAGTATTTGAGAGGAAAGATTTCTGGCATGGGCATACCCACCTATGCGGTAGACCTGCCCGGTGGAAAGGGCAAGGTGCCAATAAGCCCCAATTATATAATTCAAAAGGATGGAGACACATACACCTTTAGAAGCCCCCTTGGTGGTATTGTAGAATACACTATTTCCGATGTGGAAGTATTTTAA
- a CDS encoding NAD-dependent deacylase, protein MKVVVLTGAGISAESGIPTFRGKDGLWKNFRAEELATPEAFKRNPALVWEWYLWRRSIIEKAEPNKGHKALVELENILGDNFLLITQNVDGLHQKAGSKRLVELHGNIWRVRCLSCGANYYDYKTFYEKLPPSCKECGGLIRPDVVWFGESLPEKALNIAFQWAMTCDVFVSIGTSGVVYPAAELPFLAKRHGAKVIEINPESTPISSIADVIIREPATIGVPKLLEVL, encoded by the coding sequence ATGAAAGTGGTAGTTTTAACCGGTGCTGGCATATCCGCAGAAAGTGGAATTCCTACCTTTAGAGGTAAGGATGGCCTATGGAAGAATTTTAGGGCAGAAGAGCTGGCTACGCCAGAGGCATTCAAAAGAAATCCCGCACTTGTGTGGGAGTGGTATCTTTGGAGAAGAAGCATAATAGAAAAGGCAGAACCAAATAAGGGCCACAAGGCCCTTGTAGAACTTGAGAATATTCTTGGGGATAACTTTCTTCTTATCACACAAAATGTGGATGGACTTCATCAAAAAGCAGGGTCCAAAAGGCTTGTGGAACTTCATGGGAACATATGGAGGGTAAGGTGCCTTAGCTGTGGTGCCAACTACTACGACTATAAGACCTTCTATGAGAAGCTTCCACCATCTTGTAAGGAGTGTGGAGGGCTTATTAGGCCAGATGTGGTTTGGTTTGGTGAAAGCCTACCGGAAAAAGCTCTTAATATAGCCTTTCAATGGGCTATGACCTGTGATGTTTTTGTTTCCATAGGAACCTCTGGAGTGGTCTATCCAGCCGCAGAACTTCCCTTTTTGGCAAAAAGGCATGGGGCAAAGGTGATAGAGATAAACCCAGAGTCCACTCCCATATCTTCCATAGCAGATGTTATAATTAGAGAACCAGCCACTATCGGAGTGCCAAAGCTCTTGGAGGTGCTATGA
- the thyX gene encoding FAD-dependent thymidylate synthase codes for MKVHIMGSDQRIVRCARVSFGKDQEVDKERDIKLIKYLLQHKHASPFEHIVIAIEGDKELWLEILGKVENPAVQIYYSKGFIWLNLRNFINAWESLPSYLEEGIKEALPATLSLLKGTDPEDYSMDKAYLKEKVETSSGWIGLVDSLELGTDMDYYTFVVECPLFIARQWHRHRFGSYNEISRRYVDYEPDFYIPPYLRKQAKSNKQASIEEPVEEPWNSLFLKKVGWYVQDLKDLYRSMVEHGVAKELARGILPQFMKTRFYWTVPRISLDNFLTLRTHQGAQKEIREFALAIEGLVGYKGSDKKLRL; via the coding sequence ATGAAGGTTCACATTATGGGGTCAGACCAGAGGATAGTTAGGTGTGCAAGGGTTTCCTTTGGAAAGGATCAAGAGGTAGACAAGGAAAGGGACATAAAGCTTATTAAATATCTGCTACAACATAAGCATGCCTCGCCCTTTGAACACATTGTAATTGCCATAGAAGGAGATAAAGAGCTCTGGCTTGAAATCCTTGGCAAGGTGGAAAACCCCGCAGTGCAGATATATTATTCCAAAGGCTTTATATGGCTAAACCTCAGAAACTTTATAAACGCTTGGGAATCTTTACCTTCTTACTTGGAGGAAGGCATAAAAGAGGCCCTTCCAGCCACCCTTTCCCTATTAAAAGGCACAGACCCAGAAGACTATTCTATGGATAAAGCCTACTTAAAAGAAAAAGTAGAAACATCTTCCGGATGGATAGGTCTTGTAGACAGCCTTGAGCTTGGAACAGATATGGACTATTACACCTTTGTGGTAGAATGCCCCCTCTTTATAGCTCGCCAATGGCACAGGCATAGGTTTGGTTCTTATAATGAGATAAGCAGAAGGTATGTGGATTATGAACCAGACTTTTATATACCTCCTTACCTTAGAAAGCAAGCCAAAAGCAACAAGCAGGCCTCCATAGAAGAACCCGTAGAAGAGCCATGGAACTCACTTTTTTTGAAAAAGGTAGGCTGGTATGTGCAGGACCTTAAGGACCTATATAGGTCTATGGTAGAGCATGGAGTAGCAAAAGAACTGGCAAGGGGCATACTGCCCCAGTTTATGAAGACAAGGTTCTATTGGACTGTGCCAAGAATCTCCCTAGATAACTTCTTAACTCTAAGGACCCATCAGGGAGCCCAGAAGGAAATAAGGGAGTTTGCCTTGGCTATAGAAGGCTTAGTAGGCTATAAAGGTAGCGACAAAAAACTTAGGCTGTAG
- the rpmA gene encoding 50S ribosomal protein L27, with translation MASKASGGSTRNGRDSHSKRLGVKRYDGQIVRAGNILVRQRGTKVYPGLNVGMGSDFTLFALVDGVVKFENRRNKKFVSVIPLQSATA, from the coding sequence ATGGCTTCCAAGGCAAGCGGTGGCTCAACGAGAAATGGAAGAGATAGCCATTCTAAAAGGCTTGGTGTTAAAAGGTACGATGGCCAGATAGTAAGGGCTGGTAATATATTGGTAAGACAAAGAGGAACAAAGGTATACCCAGGCTTAAACGTAGGCATGGGCTCAGACTTTACTCTCTTTGCCCTTGTGGATGGCGTGGTGAAGTTTGAAAACAGAAGGAACAAAAAGTTTGTAAGCGTAATACCTTTGCAAAGTGCTACAGCCTAA
- the rplU gene encoding 50S ribosomal protein L21 codes for MYAVIETGGKQYRVEKGLRLKVEKLPYEPGTLIELNPILIRKEDGTVEFNKGKVLAEVTSHGKHKKVIVFKFRAKKNYKRWKGHRQPYTEILIKDIKEV; via the coding sequence ATGTATGCGGTTATAGAAACTGGTGGAAAGCAATATAGGGTTGAAAAGGGCTTAAGGCTAAAGGTAGAAAAGCTACCTTATGAGCCTGGAACCCTTATAGAGTTGAACCCCATACTTATAAGAAAAGAGGATGGCACCGTAGAATTCAATAAGGGAAAGGTTTTGGCAGAAGTTACATCTCACGGCAAGCACAAAAAGGTGATAGTTTTTAAGTTTAGGGCAAAGAAGAATTACAAAAGATGGAAAGGTCATAGACAGCCATACACAGAAATACTTATAAAAGACATTAAGGAGGTCTAA
- the bcp gene encoding thioredoxin-dependent thiol peroxidase has translation MLKEGDKAPDFCLEGIDKDGREGRYCLKDFLSSPLILYFYPKDDTPGCTQEACDFRDNINILQSKGYNVVGISPDSVQSHKKFKEKYGLNFALLSDPNKDVARAYGAYGKKKMYGKETEGIVRSTFLISPEGKILKAWYNVKAKGHVEALLKELDKLSL, from the coding sequence ATGCTAAAGGAAGGTGATAAGGCGCCGGATTTTTGCCTTGAGGGCATAGATAAAGATGGGAGAGAAGGAAGGTATTGTCTAAAAGACTTCCTTTCCTCTCCCCTTATACTATATTTCTATCCAAAGGATGATACACCCGGATGTACCCAAGAGGCTTGCGACTTTAGAGATAATATTAATATCCTTCAATCTAAAGGCTACAATGTGGTAGGAATAAGCCCAGATAGTGTGCAATCTCACAAAAAGTTCAAAGAGAAATACGGCTTAAACTTTGCTCTTTTGAGCGATCCCAATAAGGATGTTGCCCGAGCTTATGGAGCCTATGGTAAAAAGAAGATGTACGGCAAAGAAACAGAAGGGATTGTTAGAAGCACATTCCTTATATCACCTGAAGGTAAAATATTGAAAGCTTGGTATAACGTGAAGGCAAAAGGGCATGTGGAGGCTCTTTTAAAGGAGCTTGACAAACTAAGCTTATAA